In one window of Dyella thiooxydans DNA:
- a CDS encoding MFS transporter produces the protein MSQSTAAPLASDTGTPAFPDYRVISLIIACAIFMEQLDATVLATALPTMARDFHVGAPAMSIAMTSYLLALAILIPVSGKVADRFGATRVFAASIGVFLLGSIACSLAPNLPAMVAARLLQGAGGAMMAPIGRLILLSAVPRRHLVSAMSWSLVPAFLGPLAGPPLGGLIVTYLSWRWIFYINLPIGLLGVWLVRRFIPPIAQHAGRSPLDVGGFALCGAGLGGLLFGLEMVGQSADLGMAATLLAVGLAGCLGYLWHARHRAEPLLDLGLMRIDSFRLSVIGGSLMRITQGAQPFLLPLMFQIGFGFSAVRSGQLVLATALGALLTRSFTPRLLQLVGFRNGMLYNGVLSSLGYAVCALFRPDWPFALMFGLLMGCGAFMSFQFAAYNTVAYEGVPRERLGAANALYTTLQQLMLSFGVCAGALLLRLAMGVRGHAHPQAADFSFAFVAVTLVSLSSTIWHLRFAHDAGHELSGHRPR, from the coding sequence GTGAGCCAGTCGACCGCGGCCCCCCTTGCGTCCGATACCGGGACGCCGGCGTTTCCCGACTACCGCGTCATCTCGCTGATCATCGCCTGCGCGATTTTCATGGAGCAGTTGGACGCGACGGTGCTGGCCACCGCGCTGCCCACCATGGCGCGCGACTTCCACGTCGGCGCGCCCGCCATGAGCATCGCGATGACCAGCTACCTGCTGGCCCTGGCGATCCTGATCCCGGTCAGCGGCAAGGTCGCCGACCGCTTCGGCGCCACCCGCGTGTTCGCCGCCTCGATCGGGGTGTTCCTGCTCGGCTCGATCGCCTGCTCGCTGGCCCCCAACCTGCCGGCGATGGTGGCCGCGCGGCTGCTGCAGGGCGCCGGCGGCGCGATGATGGCGCCGATCGGCCGCTTGATCCTGCTATCGGCGGTGCCGCGCAGGCACCTGGTCTCGGCGATGTCCTGGTCGTTGGTGCCGGCGTTCCTGGGCCCCCTCGCAGGTCCGCCGCTGGGCGGACTGATCGTGACGTACTTGAGCTGGCGCTGGATCTTCTACATCAATCTGCCGATTGGCCTGCTCGGGGTCTGGCTGGTGCGTCGGTTCATCCCGCCGATCGCGCAGCATGCCGGACGCAGTCCGCTCGACGTTGGTGGCTTTGCGCTCTGCGGCGCGGGACTCGGTGGCCTGCTGTTCGGGCTGGAAATGGTCGGACAGAGCGCGGACCTGGGGATGGCGGCGACGCTGCTGGCGGTCGGCCTGGCCGGCTGCCTGGGCTACCTGTGGCACGCCCGGCACCGGGCCGAGCCGCTGCTCGACCTGGGGCTGATGCGTATCGATTCGTTCCGGTTGTCGGTGATCGGCGGCTCGCTGATGCGCATCACCCAGGGCGCGCAGCCGTTCCTGTTGCCGCTGATGTTCCAGATCGGCTTCGGCTTCTCGGCCGTGCGCAGCGGCCAGCTGGTGCTGGCTACCGCGCTGGGCGCCCTGCTCACCCGTTCGTTCACCCCGCGCCTGCTGCAGCTGGTCGGCTTCCGCAACGGCATGCTCTACAACGGCGTGCTGAGCAGCCTCGGGTATGCGGTGTGTGCGCTGTTCCGCCCGGACTGGCCGTTTGCGCTGATGTTCGGCCTGTTGATGGGCTGCGGAGCCTTCATGTCGTTCCAGTTCGCCGCGTACAACACGGTGGCCTACGAGGGCGTGCCGCGCGAACGGCTGGGTGCGGCCAACGCGCTGTACACCACGCTGCAGCAGTTGATGCTCTCGTTCGGCGTATGCGCCGGCGCGCTGCTGCTGAGGCTGGCAATGGGTGTGCGTGGCCACGCCCACCCGCAGGCGGCCGACTTCTCGTTCGCGTTCGTGGCGGTGACCCTGGTCTCGCTCAGCTCGACGATCTGGCACCTGCGTTTCGCCCACGACGCCGGCCACGAGCTGAGCGGGCACCGGCCGCGCTAG